DNA sequence from the Paramormyrops kingsleyae isolate MSU_618 chromosome 14, PKINGS_0.4, whole genome shotgun sequence genome:
CCGTCAGCTGAACTGGCTGTCCTCAGCATTCATGCTGGGTATGGTGACTCCCAGCTCCTTGGCAGCCGTGTCCAACTCTAGCGCCGGATCTCTGGAGCACCTCAGTCTGCTGGACAACCAGCTGGTGCCGCTGCTGGGGGTGGTGGAGCTGGAGCGGCTCCCACACCTGCATTCCTTGGCGCTGGACTTCAGCGACTTCAGCGCCACCATGTGTCGCCTGCTGTCAGGCGGTGACCGCGCGCCCCTGCACCGCCTTTCCCTGCTGCTCAACGGCGGCGCCCTAGCGGGCAAGCCTCTGAATGGCACCCCAGCCGACGACGACTGGAAGGCCCTGGTGCGCCACAGCGCCAACCTGCGCGTCTACATCATGGCCCTGGACACCGGCAGCCAGCACCTGCTGGCCATCTTGAAGCCTAGCATTCCGCTGGAGAGGATCCACTTTGACAGCTACTCTGCCTCCACCAGCGAGGCCACGGTGGAGCTCATCTCTCTGCAGTACCACAAGACCCTCACCCATTTCACCCTCATGAGGGACGACAGCGGCTTCCCAGACCTCAGTGACAATCGCAACGAGGATCCGCTGGTGCTTCTGGCTTGGCGTTGTATCCATCTGTCTGTACTGGTCATCCATGGTGAGCGGTGTTGCACGGGGGCACAGGCCGGCACATTTCCATCCCCTCCCATTCTGTGTGGTACCGGGGCCTCGACGGACCCGCATACAGTACGGCTCACGGGCCTGTCTCTCTGTGCACAGGTTACACGATGTGGGCCCACAACCTCATCGCCATCTCACGCCTGCGTGGCTCCAACCTGAAGGTGCTGGCTGTGTCGGAGGAGAGCATCGACTTTGACCCGTACCAGACCTTCTCCGTGGAGGAAGACCCCGTGCACAACCTTATCAAGGAGGTGTCTCTGGGACTGGGCCGCGTCTGGCACCCCGTGATGGACGCCAGCGTCGTCCTGAGCGAGCCCACACAGCACTTCTACCGCGAGGTGCAGAGCTTCAGCGAGGGCATGTAACTCCTCGCAGCCTCGCCTGTCACTCTCCCCCTGTGTCCGCCCTCAGACCCCTCTCCCCCTGTGTCCGCCCTCAGACCCCTCTCCCCCTGTGTCCGCCCTCAGACCCCTCTCCCCCTGTGTCCGCCCTCAGACCCCTCTCCCCCATTCCCAGCCACTGACATTGCCGTCACATGTAATGCCTATGCTAAATGCTCTTTACGCACTAGGCCCTGtctcattttatgtttttttttttccccccaatttttttttgttttctgtagtGAGATCTAACCCTTTATGTGCTGTTAACCCAGTAGTAGCTCTATAtttatatctatctatatatcttgCTTCTGAAGAGTATAGTCGGTATTGGTTTAGTAGCTAATAAGcgtgtgtgggaggggcttctctgtctggcttATGATATGTGCTGCGTTTTGTTCTGCTCTTATGGACGAGTATAGAGCTGCAGAGAGCTAAGGCTATCAGTTTGTCCATCCCTGCCTTTTTAAGATGAGTAAAATCCGTTGTACTCTTACCTTTGACGAGGCTTGCGTCTTCCGGCCTAGGACGGAGCACTGATGGCTACCCCTCTGGGTCTAGAATATTCTTTTTAAACCGCGTGTTAGCTCTTTGCGATGATCCTACGTTCAGGACGCTGGTCCTGCTGGTTTTTGTTATCTGGAAGCGCGTTTGTGTTGATGGGACCCGTCCACCCTGAACGCAGATGTTGGAGGCTGGACGCTAGGTCCACTGCGGAGCTCTGCAGGATTCCAGGGCTCCTTCTCAGCCGCCCCCataggggggggaggggggtcactcGCAGTCCCTCGAAATACCTTTGGTCTGCCTCTGCTATCAGCCAGGCACTATGTGAGACTGTTGCGATGAGGATGACCACAATCCATGAGGCAGTTTGCCGGTCTTTCCGTTTGCTTGGGTAGTCTAGAGTCACAGTTGCCTTGAAcgcctcctcccccctccccccccccgcccacccccgtATCTGTTTCAAGGTCTACAGGTCTCATCTGTTGAGCTTTGGACAGAAGAACAAATTAGCTGGCCTGTTCTGTATCTCAGGTACTTCTACGATGAAGGCTGTTGTGCCATTTGGGGGCTGAGCTCACctgaaaccttttttttttctccatctcTGTCATTCCCTCACTTTCGTTTAAATGGTGAACATCTACATTGTGTCTCTGAGACTTTTAAATGAGCTTCAATGGTATACTTGCTGTTTTAAATCTCAGTAAAGAGGGAACAAGGTGCTTTGGGGGGTTACAATGTAAATATGAATCTGGTAGCCTTTTTAATGGCAGGCCTGTAGATTTGGTCCTATAGCACCCCCTCCTGATGGCATTTTTCTCTTTGCTAGTCTAAGTGGAGCAGCGTTCCACTAAGGTACATCGATGGAGGTCAGCTGATCCCCATTTATTGTGTGTTGATAGACCATCCTCAGGAGGCACTGAATGGTTTGGTCCAAGTGTTGGCATGGCCTCTTTGGAGAACCTGCTCTGTAGGTCCGTGTCGATTGTTAGACCAAAGGAAGTTGACCAGTGTTCCTGACCCATCAGTCTGTATCGGTTGAGGCCGACGTGTGAAGAAGTTAAAGgcgctggggtgggggggtggggggtaggtgGAGGTTGTTGTTGGTCCAAATAACAAGGAGATCGACCTGGTTTCGGAAGAGCCCGAAGCGTTACTCTGGACATGAAGCCAATGGTTTACACATGACAGGCCCAGAGTAAGACAGAGCAGAGATGCGTGTCAGCAGGGAGATTGTTTCTATATAAATTTACAATTTTACTTAATCACACCAAAAAGTGATAACGGGTCGTTAAGTTGGAGGCAAGTGTTGCACGTGTGGAACTAATCAAATTCGTTAACTGTTGGAGCAAGGGGCGCAGCAGTTAATCCAGTTCCTCAAGCTACTAACTGAGGCGACTAATCTGTGCAGCCTGAAGTCACCTGGCTTTTGGTACCaaacccctccccacccccgtGTCAGAACCACTCTTCTGTTGTGCGATTTCACGTCTAGTGTGGTAGTAGCATCTGGACTACTCTCTTAAATTCCGCTCGCTCGCTCGCATAATTCTCCCGTGTGTGTTAAATTGAGACACGCTGAAGTAGGAAGAGGGGAGGCCAGTGATATGGTGTACCGCTTTGTTGCCAGTGAACAACAGGAAACGCCTTTCTCAGGGTTACAGTCAGAGCGAACCAGGTGGGGCTGCACTGCTTAGACCTGAACCACAGAAGTTAGTCGTGGTGGAGAGCAGAAACAAGTCACTGGATTTCACGTGCGTCGGTGTCCATATCAGCTGCTTATGTTGCAGCGTTCGCCGGGCACCCACATGCGGGGGGCAGGCGGGGGGCCCGTGCCTCGGGCTCAAGTTGGACCGGTGTGTGCACAGCTGTGCTGTGGCTTGGTCACCAACAGTAGGACTCTAACAATGCACCTGTTTCACTGTGAAGAGTGAATGTACAAAGGCAAATCACTAGGTTGGTTCTATCAAACCTGTACGCTGCTATGAGACGTTGTAGGGACATTCCACTGGGGTGATTTCCAACCAACACGAGGCCAAATGTCTGCATGGagcttatttttttactttcttttgCAGTGGGATCCAGTTATTAGCCTGCAACTGGTCTGTCATAAAGCCTCCGTGCACCGTAGAGGTTTCTGTGTTGCAGGCAGGCTCAGTCTTCATCCACCATGGTCAAGTGGAAGGGGAGCCTTTGGAATCTCTAAGACCAGTTGTCCCTTAAGCTTGgattcctttttttttatcttgtggAAACTGTATGCATTCACAATCTGAATTCTCTCACTGGAAAGCAGGGAGTTAACGCAGTGAGCGGCTTGGATATCAGTCTGGAGCCGGTACTCGGTCGCCTCTGAGGTGGCGCTCTCGCTTCCACCTCGCTGCAGCTCCTCTTGCGTCCGTCCCACATGGAGAACCCTTAACCGATTGGCCGATTGGCGAGAGAGCGGCCCGGAGAATCCCGTAAGTGCACAAGGGTCACGGGCTCGCTGTGCTGTAGGCCGGGGTGAACGGGAGGCTGCAGGTCATGAGAGAGCAGATAAACTATGCAAGAGGATACACATCGTCGACCCGCCGCTCCTGTTTTCTGTCACTTACAAACGGAGAGATCTTACCTGCAAAGATACTTGGCCTTATCGTTTTAAAACCTTGATTCTTCGGAAGCCAACTCAGTTTCGGGGGCAGCCGTAGGTACGGACGTGGTCTCTGTGAGACTGGCCGTCGCCCCAGTTTTTAGTGGTACGAATGTTGTGCATTTGTTTAAAATCAGGACAGTTTGCAATAAAGTCAAAGTGGCCACCATGGGGAACTAGCAGTGCTAAAACCTGGCTGCTACCTTGTAAACTTCTGGGATCACACACAcgtgcatacacacacgcacacacccacagtgtgtatatatacatatgccAGTATATGTATGTATCTGCACACATGTCCGGATTCTATTTATGAACATGAAAAGTTTATAAAGCGTTATTTACAGAAATGGTTTTACCATcttaaatgtttaatatttggACAGTGttctgtctgcctttttgtCTCCAGTGAGCACATAGTGTTGGATTTTATATGTACATCAGCAGAGGGGAGTTGTCCCAGTGGGGAATATGCTGGGTGTGGGAGGTTTTAATCGAtcgaaggcgatcagagcttaATTAAAAAGAAGGGGAAACACATTTGAGAAGCTCGAGCTGACCGTGTAAACCAGCTGAATACCGAGTCTATGTTGAATGgatgcattttcttttaatccgtgaataaagcattaaaaatgGCCATCTTCTCCTGGTGTTCCTTTCAGCGTTGCACGTGACTGATGTCTGCGCGGTACAGCATTAAAACCAGAGCGTACGCACGTCTTGCACAACCAGAATCCACTTTATTACTTCTTTACATGACTGTCCTTAAGTTATAAATTACAGTAATTCATTAACAGCTGATTTGGGTGGCTCAAACAAGTACATATCTGGTAGGGGAAAAAGGGGGTGTAATCAAGGACTTATGAACAATATCCATACAACTTCTCTATGTACAGCTCAGGGAGGGGCAAGTTTGCCTTAAATTCTACTGCTAAAAAGCTTCCCTGTGCTCATGAAAAAGGCAGCTGATCCACTACTATGATGCCCTGACCGTTCAAGTTTGTTGATGGTGGCAAACGTAGCCACGTGCCCTTTAACGAGGGAAAGCCAGACGAGGCAGGTGGCCTGCTTAGTGGTCCAGGTCTAGGTCCAGGTCCAGGTCCAGGTCCATCTCACTCATGCCTTGTTCACCTCAAACTGTCCCTCTGCTGGTAATGCAAGAAAGGAGGTGGGGAGCTCAGATCATGTCCTGTGAGAATGGGTGGTGGTCTGGGGGGTGCTCGCTGCCTGGAGGGGAGGGTCTGCGGGGGGGCCCAGACCGGCTGTCGGGAGGGGGGCCTGCAGGTGGATAACCCGTGGGATGGGGTGGCAGTGGAGGGAATCTCGGATACATCCCAGGGGGCAGCGGCCCACGCACTGGAAAAACAGCAGAGGGACATCTGAACAAAACATGCAGTGGCTGCTAATGGCCCTTTTCCAAAAAAAcctaacaccccccccaccagcagcagcagcatgaaGACACGTTAAAACATTACTCACTGCCCATGGGGGGGACTCGAGGAGGGAAAAACTCGGGGGGACCATAGGGGCCTCGACGATGGAAGTGGTCCGCAGGGACCAGTGGAGGTGGGGGACCCAGAGGAGGGGCCTCCCGTGTGTTTGCATCAGGGACATTTGACGGCTCCCCAGAAACAGACAGGAGGCTCtggggacagagacagagccAGTGTGAATATCTCAGGTATGCGATTCGTGGAAGTAGCATCGGCGGAGAGGAAATGGTTACTCAAAGATGCTGGAGCTGAGCACCATTCCGCCAAACCGCAGCGACCCCGCAACAGAGCAAGGCCATCTGGGACTGTACTTACATCTCTGCTCTCACTGAGGCCCAATCCGAGGCTGCTGGAGGTGCTGCCTGGTTCTGCTGAAAGAGGCGAGAACAGGCTGTGAGGATCCAGCCTCGTTCCCTTAGGAAATCCTCAAAGAGCTCATTCACACCCCCGTAGCACCGACCCCGTTAGATAAGGAGACCTGCAGGGGGGCCTGGAATCTAGAAGCACATTCACACAGACGCTCTTACACAATGGGAAGGATGAACGCCACCTGCTTACCAGACCTACCGGTGGGATTTGGGTTGAAGTGGGTCTCAGCCAAACCGGGGCCCCTGGGAGGCAGGGGGCCTGGCGGGAAGGCGCCAGGTGGTGGGGGACGGCGGTAGGGGAGCCTGGGGTCTGGATACAGGTAGCCTGGAGGACAAGCAGTAAAGACCACTCAGTCCACCGTATTTTGGCGAGCGTCTTGGGAGAGGGAATGTTCTCTGATCGTTTCTGATAGGATAGAGATGAGACGTGGGCTGGATCATAGGCACGCCTCATGCTGAGGAAGCAACTCCGTCAAAACACGAAAGGCCAGACGCGAATGCAAGATTAACGCAATCAAGGAGCAGGACTCATACCTTCTGCCACGAGAGTGATTACGGTGCACAACACAAACACTCTAAGTACAGCGATGACACGGTCCATTGGCACCCCTGTGACGTGGTTCCGGTCACCCAGGGCCACGCTTGGTGGCCCATTTAAGCCACATGAGCTCTACCCTCCATGCCCAAACCATGGGGCACCAAGAGTGAGGGGAAGATTCTGGAATGAGCATAGGTAGGCTGTCACCAGAGGTaaatagttcaggtccagaaagtaaaaatccagaccaagattttgtttcaaccaaccagttgagtactctgtgactgtgactcttcaacctgaagtggttggttgaaacaaagccttggtctggatttttactgtctggacctgaactatccaccggTGGCAGTCACCCATGTAGGTGCTCTATGCTTAGTCAGCTATTTCTGACAGCTTCTCCCTCTTTCCCTGGCTGagggacagccccccccccacactgattGCCCAAATGAGATGAGAGCAACTGAGAATTCAGGGGATACTTTGTCTCAGGGGCGCCAACGTGAGAGGTCTTCACTGTACCTGGGGGGGCTCCGGGACCCCTGCTGTCGGAGCGAGGGCCTTCCCTGGCGACAGGGACGTCTGTCAGGCTGGGAGGGCCATGCGACACTAACAGGACACAAGAGACAAAGCACGACGGCAGTTAGACGAGAAGATGGCAGGTGAGACGGAGGGAGTTCACACACTTTGTCAGTCCTCAACAGAGGTCAATGAATGGGATTCTGCTTTCTGTGCAGTGGATGTGCAGAGTAAGGTCCGCATCTGGCTAGTGACCAGGCGCTTCTGGAATGGGATGTGAAACACAGAGCTAACAAAAACACTAACTGAGAAATGAAGAGCTAACAGAGGTGATACATACAAAAGACAGCTAACAAACAAAGGCATTACACAGAAAAAACAAGCTAACAAAGGCAGCACATACCAAACGCAGAGCTAACATACAAAACAACGGGCGAACAAATAAgctacaaacaaaaaaaacaaagcaaaaaaaaacacacagctaACAAAAGATGTTAAATGCAAAACTCAGATGCTTAAAGCTAATTCATGAGCTTGCTTCCATCACGGGGATCCATcccgtttgtttctttttaGGAATTTAGGCACGATGGGAGTGTTTATGGTGGTAGGGAGGTCACCTCGGCTGCCAGGCCCCAGAGGAAACTGGGGTGATAAGCGTGGTGGCCCGTCCATCAGGGTAGGTGGTGACAGGAAGGCTCTAGTCTCAGAGGCGGGCCGCCCTAGCGGACTTGGTCCAAATGGTGATCTCTCTCCTATGGGAACGAGACAGAAACAAGGTTATGAAGCCCAGAGTTCTGCATTGAAGGGAAGGAAATGTGAAAAACCACAGTGGTTATGGACAAGATCACCTCTGAAGGAGGATCTCCCAGGGCCCTCCAGGGCAAATGGGTCCTTCTCCACCATCTCCAGCTTAAATTGGAGGTCTGTCAGCCTGCATGGGGAAATGGAACAAGTTTCAGACCATGCTGAATGCTCCCAGCAGATCATGTGACGCCCCTTGACGCTCTTGCTCACTTTTGCCTGAGGTGGGCGTTCTCCCGCTTCACGTCGGCCAGGTCTCGGTCAGCTGCCCGCGCAGCCAGCTGCAAACAAACCGCCGGCTTCAGTCACAATCACAATGGCTTCTTCGCACTGATCTGTGCCTGAGGAGCAATGGGACGCTACTCACCCAGTTGTCGTGAGCCTTCTTCTCGTGGGCCGCGATCTGCCACATGGGATAGATTCTGAGTGAGTGCTCACTGCCAAGTTCCTGCCGCTACATTACTGCGTGAGGACTGAGGTACTCACCTGGTTTTTGTAGGCCTGGTTGGTTTTCTCCAGCTCTTCCTCTAGCTCCTGGGCCCGTTGTCTGTTCAAGAACAAAAGGGCAGTGAAAAGCAGAGCTTCTCTATTGGGCTGTGCCAGAATCAGATGCGGAAATCTAGTGCCTGGCTATTCCCCAGTGTTTTACAGGTACAGTGGCCAGGCTTGGAGCTTACATCACAAGACTAACAGCTTGAGAGGTACACGCTTACACTGAAAAGGCTACATCAGCCGGAATGACACTTTTCAGCTGTTTATTTTGCTCAAAAATCTGCCCGCCTCTCAACAACCCCCACCAAAATCTAAGCTGATTAAAGAGGACAGGCCCTGCTGACAGAGCGATGCTCATGAAGAGATTCCCGAGGCTCCTGCAGGTACCTATAGGTGCTCAGCTCCTCAGCGGCCAGACTGATCTTCTTGTCGGCCTTATTGAGCTTCTCCTCCTTCTGCAACCGTTCCCTCCCTTCCACAGTCAGCATCCTGAGGGCGATAGGGAttcactgtgtgtgtctggc
Encoded proteins:
- the fbxo33 gene encoding F-box only protein 33, producing MALCGGVGALALPSELIVHIFSFLSPRDKLRASAVCSRWRECLFYPALWTNLKLRVGGGTNGGGSGSEETPKLEFLMRKFGSFVRELQLEFAPVEGCLQLHGVEAPQSDPRFPDQWKDAAKTYLDQVLCVLRGLRNNRNIRKLSMYGDTCILQDEGVLDSLHLSQVDQGGKKIKEIQRLFGEILANSRQLNWLSSAFMLGMVTPSSLAAVSNSSAGSLEHLSLLDNQLVPLLGVVELERLPHLHSLALDFSDFSATMCRLLSGGDRAPLHRLSLLLNGGALAGKPLNGTPADDDWKALVRHSANLRVYIMALDTGSQHLLAILKPSIPLERIHFDSYSASTSEATVELISLQYHKTLTHFTLMRDDSGFPDLSDNRNEDPLVLLAWRCIHLSVLVIHGYTMWAHNLIAISRLRGSNLKVLAVSEESIDFDPYQTFSVEEDPVHNLIKEVSLGLGRVWHPVMDASVVLSEPTQHFYREVQSFSEGM